A window of Microbacterium sp. BK668 genomic DNA:
CCTTCACGGAGCAGATGCTCGGCGATCTCGTCGAGCGCGCGGCGGCGACGAGCGGGGGCGTTTCCGCCGCGAGCGCGCCCGACACCTCGGCGACCGCGGCCCCCGCGCTCCGGACCTGGACCGAGCGCATCGACGAGGGCCGCTTCGCCGGAAAGACCGTCATCGTGACCGGTGCCGGGTCGGGGATCGGACGCGCGACCGCCTCGCGCATTGCGCGGGAGGGAGGACGGGTGGTCGCCGTCGACGTGAGCAAGGAGAGGCTCGACGACTTCGTCACGCAGCACGGGGAAGCGGACGTCGTTCCCCTTTCCGCCGACATCACCGACGACGACGGCGTCGCCGCCATCCTCTCCGCCGCCGGGGAGACGATCGACGGCCTGGCCAACATCGCCGGCATCATGGACGACATGACGCCGGTCGGCGAGCTGAGCGACGCCGTGTGGGACCGTGTCCTGCGCGTCAACGTCACCGGCACCATGAAGCTCATGCGCGCGGTCATTCCCGCGATGCTCGCGCAAGGTGCCGGCTCGATCGTCAACACCGCCTCGGAGGCGGCGCTGCGCGGCTCGGCAGCCGGCG
This region includes:
- a CDS encoding SDR family NAD(P)-dependent oxidoreductase — translated: MTTATALTADSAIADWLADPAGNALLTEVLAQSGQTPEVFAPIRRLPIKRLVTMSRGAFTEQMLGDLVERAAATSGGVSAASAPDTSATAAPALRTWTERIDEGRFAGKTVIVTGAGSGIGRATASRIAREGGRVVAVDVSKERLDDFVTQHGEADVVPLSADITDDDGVAAILSAAGETIDGLANIAGIMDDMTPVGELSDAVWDRVLRVNVTGTMKLMRAVIPAMLAQGAGSIVNTASEAALRGSAAGAAYTTSKHAVVGLTKSSAYMYGPSGIRVNAVAPGPTITNIEASFGSPLGAERVQTAMAIMPDAAEAEALAASITFLLSDDGVNVNGVTLASDGGWSAA